The Lates calcarifer isolate ASB-BC8 unplaced genomic scaffold, TLL_Latcal_v3 _unitig_852_quiver_3107, whole genome shotgun sequence DNA window TAATGAGAGACTGAAATTATAATTAGAAGAAAACCTTTATTGTTGTTGAAGTGAAAGCTCTTGTGTAGAGTtctgtcatcagctgtgacagagtaaaatgtttccagctTTTCATCCTCTATCAAacattgtctgtggctgcagcaggcctctccatacctgagagtgtccagtctccagtctggatccttcagaccagcagacagcagcttcattcctgagtctcctggatgattgttagctcaggtccagctctctcagatgggaggggatTGAGACTCAGAGCcgagaccagagaagaacagccttcctctgtgatcagacagcctgacaggCTGCAAGAGGTAAAGGCAACATGGTAAAAAGGCAAAGGTAAAATATACTGAGACAAATTTAGGAATATACTGATCAACATCTtgacctgagagtctccagtgaacagtgtggactcttcagtccaacagacaacatcttcactcctgaatcctgcagattgttgttactcaggtccagatctctcagactagaggactgggagctgaggactgaggacagagcttcacagcttctctctgagaggttacagtcactcagtctgaagagatgatgataaggaattaaagaagaaaggaaataaatttctctcctgttgaaaagacagcagtgtctttaAATTCTGATAATAAATCTAACTCTACATGTTCTGTTTGTacttacagagctttgttagaggctttgaccactggcagcagcctcagaagagcctcctctgaagcagagtatttcttcaggtcaaacacatccagatctttttctgaggacagtaagatgaagaccagaactgaccattgagcaggagacagtttatctgtggagagacgtcctgaactcagggactgttggatctcctccactagagaacgatcattcagttcattcagacagtggaacaggttgatgcttttctctgcagagggagtctcttcaaccttcttcttgatgtactggactgtttcctgattggtctctgagccacttcctgtctgagtcagcagacctcgtaggagaatctgattggtctgcagtgaaagacccaggaggaagcggaggaacaggtccaggtgtccatttggactctgtaaggccttgtccacagcactctggtagaaatgttttgatttttctttcaacagTTTAGACAACAGGGAGGTTGATTTCtcttctgacagcagattgactccagagttgatgaaggccagatggacatgaagagcagccagaaactcctgaacactcagatggacgaagcagaacaccttgtcctggtacagtcctctctcctctttaaagatctgtgtgaacactcctgagtacactgaggctgctctgatatcaatgccacactctgtcaggtctgattcatagaagatcaggttttctttctgcagctgctcaaaagccagttttcccagagactcaatcatcttcttggtctctggactccagtgtggatctgtcccAGCTCGTCCATCATACTTGATGTTCTTTAGTTTGGActgaaccaccaggaagtggatgtacatctcagtcagggtcttgggcagctctcctccctctctggttttcaacacatcctccagaactgtagcagtgatccagcagaagactgggatgtggcacatgatgtggaggcttcgtgaggtctcgatgtgggagatgatcctgctggcctgatcctcatctctgaacctcttcctgaagtactcctccttctgtgggtcagtgaaccctctgacctctgtcaccatgtcaacacactcaggagggatctgattggctgctgcaggtcgtgtggttatccagaggcgagcagagggaagcagtttccccctgatgaggtttgtcagcagcacgtccactgaggtggactctgtaacatcagtcaggatctcagtgttgtggaagtccagaggaagtcgatactcatccagaccgtcaaagatgaacacaacctggaactcttcaaaccagatttctgcttctttggtttcaataaagaagtgatgaacaagttccaccaagctgaactttttctctttcagcacattcagctctctgaaagtgaatggaaatgtgaagtgtatgtcctggttggctttgtcttcagcccagtccagagtgaacttctgtgttaagactgttttcccaatgccagccactccctttgtcatcactgttctgattggttcatctcttccaggtgaggctttaaagaggtcttcttgtctgatggttgtttctggtctgtctggtttcctggatgctgtttcaatctgtctgacctcatgttcatcattgacctctccagtccctccctctgtgatgtagagctctgtgtagatctgattcagaagggtTTGGTTTCCTGTTTTAGTGAtgccctcaaacacacactggaacttCTTCTTCAGCTTTGACTTGAGTTTAGGCTGGCATTTGTTAAGAGCAGCTGAAGGATAAAGAACAGATAATATGATGACAatccacagtgaaaacaatcCACACAACCTCATGATTCAGTTTTGTTCTAAACTCTTGGTGTTATAGTAACAATATtactctctgactctctctacTGTTGTGTTCACACTCCTGGCATGTAGAGGTAAAACAAAGCTCTTTAAGCTAATGACTAATGGTCAGTTTGACAACCTGATCGTTCATTAGCTTCAAGTGTTAAAAGCAGTTTATTCTCTGACGGAGAAGCTTCAGTAAAACTAGATGAGATAATAAGCTACAACAGCTTCCTCTTCTTTGGACCCCCAGCTCTGATGACTCATTACCAAACTCAAAGTTCATTAAAGTTAAACTCGGCTATAGAGCCCATCAGAGTAGCTCAGCTGTAGGTGGTGTACAGAGAAACCAGGACTATGATTGATCAGCTGTAGCAGCTTGTGTTTTCTCTACCTCACTGATGTTCCTTCAGAAAACCTGTTGATCTGTACTctacctgctgcagcagctgcacgaGCTGATGGATCCTCAGGAACAGCTGAtgattgttttcctgtttgggGAAAGCAAAtcttcagttattttctgttgtcacttgatttaaaaagaagatATATAGAAAATCAAACTGTCTCACATGGTGAGATGCCAAGATGTTTAATAAACGTAAAGTGAAACTGATGCAGCTTGagctttaaatacatttcagatgtttttaaatatatttgaaactgctgtttctgtggATTGTCTAGTATTTTATCCTTTCTCTTCCCATGACTGACCTCCATACTCTTTCATCTTCTTTAAAACCAACTCTGCCACCTTCATAACATTTTCAGTCGTGTAAGTCTCGACCATCACATCCACTGTTCTCAGTCTGTTTGCATTCTCCAGTTTGAACTTTTTAATGGCTTGGAAACCATCCAGTAACTCCTGATCCTGCAGGAACCATTGGAACCGTTCCAGTTCTACATCTCCCAAATCCTCCAAAGTtcccagcagctgcagcttcacagaCGTCTCCATCTTTGGTCTATGAAAAACATCAGAGGACATTTTCAACTCACCAAAGAATGTCTCACGTATTCATTTAGGTTTTCAACACTTTTCTCgcttctctgttgtttcttttggaATATTTAGATCTAATATTTCGGATGGACACACTTTCTACCTTCacctggagaggaaacacaaatcaTTCATCTGCACAAAACACATAGAAAACAAATGTGGAACAGAAAagtgtgaagctgctgtttttcaggaTGGAAACTGAATCAAACCAATCAACAGCTCCACTTACTCAGCTTTTCACATGAACTTCatcactctgcagctctgtttgagTCGAAAAGGAATGCCATCTCCTCACTATAAAAATATGCAGTCTGACTGGTCGGACTGAGTCTCAGTCAGACTAAACTTCAGATGCTGACATGTGATTAAGACATTAAACCTCCTCATGACTCCTAGTGTGAATTCacaaacactctgctgctgtttgaatgttttcattattatagATTATTGATCAGCTGAGCTGTAATGGAACTAATATCTCCATTAACTGTGAAGGACTTTGACTCTTCATTGATGATGATGGAATAAGAACCAAACCACTGTAACAAACATGAtccagacagaaacaaagactgaagcAACTAAAGACAAACTGAACGTATAAAACAACGAAACTTACACTTGATTCAAACAGTCCaaagagctgaagaagaaaactCTCCACACCTGCAGAGAAAAGGTGTGACACAGGTGAGCTGTTTCCTGGACTGACTCAGGCTCCACCTGTGATGGAGGCAGGTCAGGTAGGAAGGGCTGGACCAGGAGCAGATTTTCACAGTAAGATGAGATTTTACAGGATGGTTGTGGCTTATTGAATTGATTGTAGTTTGTGATATCAGACTGTTGATGAGTCTCCTGCTCTGGACACCATCTGACCTGTTAGACACACATGGAATTATTTTCCAGATTTACCTTTTTAAAACTCTTCCTGTTGCAGTTCACTTTTACTTCCACCAGATGGAGCCAGATGTTTCTAATGACAGGTGGGGACATGTACCTCAGCCTGTACAGTTAATGTCTATGTGTTGCCAACATGCAGTGACTCATCTGTCATTTATAAATGTTcatcttatttctgttttgtctctgaatTCTACAGGTAAAACCTTCCATTCTCTCTGAGCCCTGATTTTTCTCTTGGacctgttttatatttttcagttcgagaggagaaagtgaagaaaagtCCATTACAGTGGACAACAGTTGAACATGGAGGAAGTTTTGAATTTGCATTAACTGGGGAACTTAGAGAGAAAAACCCCTATTCTCTCTGCCACTGAGGTGAatccattttacatttacagttggTAAAGTCAgtcctctgccctctctctctctctgtcttcagctgGCTCAGGCTGCAGCGGTGGAAAAGTCAAAGTTCAAGTTAACTGGacacagagcaaacaaagaCGGAATCAATGTGTAACCAAAAAAATTGAGTTTATTCACAAATGAAAGACACTGGTGCTCAAACGGAAGAAAATAACCAAGGGACCAGGATAAACTACAATCAGCACACACTAGTGCAAAGCCAACACAGGTAAGTCAAAGTTAATCAATCCACACCCTCCTTTCACAGAAAGGAGTCCACCGGTAGCCacagctcccacacacacaccagagtttgagctttgatttagtttttaatctctttattttctcagtttgaaCTGGAGAATGGATTCGATGTGACCTGATCCTCAGATACTAAAACCCACAACAACCTGATCCATTAAAATCCTCCCAGATCAGCCAAACACCAGAGTTCTCCTTTAACTGTGGTTTGATGCAGAATGCAGatgttttacatacagtatatatacacatgaaCAGACTGAACCAGGGCACTGACTGAATACTAACTGAACTCTAATTGTCTTTACTGCACTGAAAGCACAAactctgttcctcctcttctggcTCTGATTTCAGGtgtaaatctattttttctgtgtctttagAGTTTTTGCAGAACAGAGataataattgttttattttgaaaggggaCGATGAGAGGGAAGATGTAGCATTAGAACaaagatgtctgtgtgtgtttatatttcatgatgGAAATCTGATGTTATAAAGTTTCTGCAGGATGAGACTTTTGCACTTTGTTTCACTGActtctgtggtgtgtgtgttctttaaacaaacactgtaaacattcTTAATGAGAAAACTCAGAATTTCACGACAACAAACTTATAAAAATGAAGATAATTTATTAGGTTTTGCCTAAACCCATCCGTCCATCTTATCTGGGGTCAggtcacagtggcagcaggctaaaCAAACTATTCCAGACTTCCATCTCcccagcaacattttccagctcctcctgaggGATCCTGAGGTCCCAGGtcagatgggatatgtaatcTCTCCAGCGAGTTCTGGGTCTGTCTTGGGTCTCCTCTCAATTGGGTGTCTGGAAATCCTCTGAAGGAAGGCACCCTGGAGGCATCCTGATCAGATGCacgaaccacctcaactggctcctttaGATACAATATAGCATCTCTACTCTGAGCTCTCTCCTTGTCCAAACTCATCATTCTATCTCTAAAGCGAAGCCCAGGCACCCTGTGGAGGAAACTACCACTTCTGGTATCCATGATCTCATCTTTGGTCACTCCCCAGAGCTCAGGACTATAGGTTAGGGTTGGCTTGGCTTCACCTTGACatcctgtccatgaatatcACAAGCAGCCCTGGTACCCCCTACAAGGTCCCTTGTAGAACATGGTCATAGGTCTTCTCCAAGTCCACAAGACACATGTAGACTGGATAGTAAAACCCCCATGAgtcctgcatgtctttggacagtgggaggaagccggagtacccagagagaacccacacaggcactgggagaacatgcaaactccacacagaaaacctttaatacttttcatttcatgaacAGTAAGTGTCACGttctcagttttatatgaagGCAGCTGGACGTTCTCGAGGTTCTTGAAGACATtccacctctcatctgaaaggttCTACAGTTCTAATTGACTGGTGGGGAGACTAGGGGTTTACACTGGGGTTGTTAACATCTTGAGAGTCTTTGAGGTCAAATGAGTTGTGGTGTGAAACTGCCTGATCTCAAGACTGCTCTGTAAGTGGATGATAAGTGgtgcctcctcctccagtgaAAGACACATCAAAACAGCACTGAACAGATAAAGTGGTcgacaacaaaaacatgttgggTTTACACTCTGCAGTTAAAACCAGCCAGAGATCAGGTTGGTACTAaataacatcagctgctgtgatcCTGGACTGGACTGATCTCTAACAGGAGGAGACTCTCTCTGCTAcactcaacacagagacactgaggaaccaGGCCAGATGAAGAACCCACGATAAAGAGGTtgagtgaatgtggtgttgaaggtgtggaggtggatcagagagtcagaggagactctgtagaaggacagagagccagcaggacagtccacatacactgctactctgttagagacggaggaggaggaggaggaggaggaggaggaggggagatcTGTCCATATCTTATTGTGCCAGACAGAGTAACCATCATCAGAACAGTAcagactccaggactgatcgttacatccaaacaaacagtctctgcctcctttccttctgattcctctgtaactcactgataTTTcaactcctcctctccactcgacctcccagtaacagcgaccagtcagaccagttctacacagcagctgaggctggaagtcaaatctgtctggatgatcaggatatAACTGATCCTCCTTCACTCCtgtcaccttcctgttgttgtcagacagtttgagttttctgttcactgtgtttgtgtcgattGTGAGTCGACAggaatctgatggagagaacaagacacaacacagctgcagttattgatcgatcatctgatcattgattgacagtttgaagctgctttgttttcatcaatcaaataaaaaacacacttacacttcctcAGACCTGGTGTCAACCATCGGACTCCACCAGGCTCCACCCTGAAAGAAGGAGGGGGGTCAGAccagcacattctctttcagcatGACAACATGGACATTACATGGCTCTCATACACATTTGATATCGGTTTTGGACTCGTTTTGGatgcgtgtgtgttttctctctctataaTGTTTATTGACTGATCTCAGAATTAAAAAGTGGAAACAAAGCTGAGGTTCAGATGTTGTCCTGTGTACAGAGGAAGTCTAGTGAACCTGCAGCTACTGTATAGTTTTCATTAAGTTGTGATTTTGTGGCTTCGTCTTATTTGTTGTGACATTTGTCTGATGTGATTTACTATCTCCTATATACAACAAAAGATCTGATCATTACAAGAATCTGAGAGAGGTGAGGGACGATAAGGGGTTAAACCTCataatttttgtctttttttctcttttatttcctccttgGTTGGAGACACTGGGAGATGAATGTTTCTGAACAGTGTTgatggtgttgttgttggtctGTTATTCTTGGTGTGTCAACACTGAACTTGTCTCCCTAAAGTCTTTGGGATTGTTGTGGTGAAATCAGTCTAATATCTCAAAGAGTCTCTGTTGGTTCAGGAGCAGTTaaaccagctgcagctgaaattcCTGCTCAGGTCACAGAATACAGCTGACAACAGCTGATTTAATCACTGTGACATCTTTTCTCCTCAATATGACACAGTGAGTCATAATGAGAGACTGAAATTATAATTAGAAGAAAACCTTTATTGTTGTTGAAGTGAAAGCTCTTGTGTAGAGTtctgtcatcagctgtgacagagaaaatgtttccagcttTTCATCCTCTATCAAacattgtctgtggctgcagcaggcctctccatacctgagagtgtccagtctccagtcCTGGATCCTTCAgaccagcagacagcagcttcattcctgagtctcctggatgattgtagctcaggtccagctctctcagatgggagggaTTGAGACTCAGAGCcgagaccagagaagaacagccttcctctgtgatcagacagcctgacaggCTGCAAGAGGTAAAGCCAACATGGTAATGAGGCAAAGGTAAAATATACTGAGACAAATTTAGGAATATACTGATCAACATCTtgacctgagagtctccagtgaacagtgtggactcttcagtccaacagacaacatcttcactcctgaatcctgcagattgttgttactcaggtccagatctctcagactagaggactgggagctgaggactgaggacagagcttcacagcttctctctgagaggttacagtcactcagtctgaagagatgatgataaggaattaaagaagaaaggaaataaatttctctcctgttgaaaagacagcagtgtctttaAATTCTGATAATAAATCTAACTCTACATGTTCTGTTTGTacttacagagctttgttagaggctttgaccactggcagcagcctcagaagagcctcctctgaagcagagtatttcttcaggtcaaacacatccagatctttttctgaggacagtaagatgaagaccagaactgaccattgagcaggagacagtttatctgtggagagacgtcctgaactcagggactgttggatctcctccactagagaacgatcattcagttcattcagacagtggaacaggttgatgcttttctctgcagagggagtctcttcaaccttcttcttgatgtactggactgtttcctgattggtctctg harbors:
- the LOC127142177 gene encoding NACHT, LRR and PYD domains-containing protein 3-like; this encodes METSVKLQLLGTLEDLGDVELERFQWFLQDQELLDGFQAIKKFKLENANRLRTVDVMVETYTTENVMKVAELVLKKMKEYGGKQSSAVPEDPSARAAAAAAALNKCQPKLKSKLKKKFQCVFEGITKTGNQTLLNQIYTELYITEGGTGEVNDEHEVRQIETASRKPDRPETTIRQEDLFKASPGRDEPIRTVMTKGVAGIGKTVLTQKFTLDWAEDKANQDIHFTFPFTFRELNVLKEKKFSLVELVHHFFIETKEAEIWFEEFQVVFIFDGLDEYRLPLDFHNTEILTDVTESTSVDVLLTNLIRGKLLPSARLWITTRPAAANQIPPECVDMVTEVRGFTDPQKEEYFRKRFRDEDQASRIISHIETSRSLHIMCHIPVFCWITATVLEDVLKTREGGELPKTLTEMYIHFLVVQSKLKNIKYDGRAGTDPHWSPETKKMIESLGKLAFEQLQKENLIFYESDLTECGIDIRAASVYSGVFTQIFKEERGLYQDKVFCFVHLSVQEFLAALHVHLAFINSGVNLLSEEKSTSLLSKLLKEKSKHFYQSAVDKALQSPNGHLDLFLRFLLGLSLQTNQILLRGLLTQTGSGSETNQETVQYIKKKVEETPSAEKSINLFHCLNELNDRSLVEEIQQSLSSGRLSTDKLSPAQWSVLVFILLSSEKDLDVFDLKKYSASEEALLRLLPVVKASNKALLSDCNLSERSCEALSSVLSSQSSSLRDLDLSNNNLQDSGVKMLSVGLKSPHCSLETLSLSGCLITEEGCSSLVSALSLNPLPSER